The DNA segment NNNNNNNNNNNNNNNNNNNNNNNNNNNNNNNNNNNNNNNNNNNNNNNNNNNNNNNNNNNNNNNNNNNNNNNNNNNNNNNNNNNNNNNNNNNNNNNNNNNNNNNNNNNNNNNNNNNNNNNNNNNNNNNNNNNNNNNNNNNNNNNNNNNNNNNNNNNNNNNNNNNNNNNNNNNNNNNNNNNNNNNNNNNNNNNNNNNNNNNNNNNNNNNNNNNNNNNNNNNNNNNNNNNNNNNNNNNNNNNNNNNNNNNNNNNNNNNNNNNNNNNNNNNNNNNNNNNNNNNNNNNNNNNNNNNNNNNNNNNNNNNNNNNNNNNNNNNNNNNNNNNNNNNNNNNNNNNNNNNNNNNNNNNNNNNNNNNNNNNNNNNNNNNNNNNNNNNNNNNNNNNNNNNNNNNNNNNNNNNNNNNNNNNNNNNNNNNNNNNNNNNNNNNNNNNNNNNNNNNNNNNNNNNNNNNNNNNNNNNNNNNNNNNNNNNNNNNNNNNNNNNNNNNNNNNNNNNNNNNNNNNNNNNNNNNNNNNNNNNNNNNNNNNNNNNNNNNNNNNNNNNNNNNNNNNNNNNNNNNNNNNNNNNNNNNNNNNNNNNNNNNNNNNNNNNNNNNNNNNNNNNNNNNNNNNNNNNNNNNNNNNNNNNNNNNNNNNNNNNNNNNNNNNNNNNNNNNNNNNNNNNNNNNNNNNNNNNNNNNNNNNNNNNNNNNNNNNNNNNNNNNNNNNNNNNNNNNNNNNNNNNNNNNNNNNNNNNNNNNNNNNNNNNNNNNNNNNNNNNNNNNNNNNNNNNNNNNNNNNNNNNNNNNNNNNNNNNNNNNNNNNNNNNNNNNNNNNNNNNNNNNNNNNNNNNNNNNNNNNNNNNNNNNNNNNNNNNNNNNNNNNNNNNNNNNNNNNNNNNNNNNNNNNNNNNNNNNNNNNNNNNNNNNNNNNNNNNNNNNNNNNNNNNNNNNNNNNNNNNNNNNNNNNNNNNNNNNNNNNNNNNNNNNNNNNNNNNNNNNNNNNNNNNNNNNNNNNNNNNNNNNNNNNNNNNNNNNNNNNNNNNNNNNNNNNNNNNNNNNNNNNNNNNNNNNNNNNNNNNNNNNNNNNNNNNNNNNNNNNNNNNNNNNNNNNNNNNNNNNNNNNNNNNNNNNNNNNNNNNNNNNNNNNNNNNNNNNNNNNNNNNNNNNNNNNNNNNNNNNNNNNNNNNNNNNNNNNNNNNNNNNNNNNNNNNNNNNNNNNNNNNNNNNNNNNNNNNNNNNNNNNNNNNNNNNNNNNNNNNNNNNNNNNNNNNNNNNNNNNNNNNNNNNNNNNNNNNNNNNNNNNNNNNNNNNNNNNNNNNNNNNNNNNNNNNNNNNNNNNNNNNNNNNNNNNNNNNNNNNNNNNNNNNNNNNNNNNNNNNNNNNNNNNNNNNNNNNNNNNNNNNNNNNNNNNNNNNNNNNNNNNNNNNNNNNNNNNNNNNNNNNNNNNNNNNNNNNNNNNNNNNNNNNNNNNNNNNNNNNNNNNNNNNNNNNNNNNNNNNNNNNNNNNNNNNNNNNNNNNNNNNNNNNNNNNNNNNNNNNNNNNNNNNNNNNNNNNNNNNNNNNNNNNNNNNNNNNNNNNNNNNNNNNNNNNNNNNNNNNNNNNNNNNNNNNNNNNNNNNNNNNNNNNNNNNNNNNNNNNNNNNNNNNNNNNNNNNNNNNNNNNNNNNNNNNNNNNNNNNNNNNNNNNNNNNNNNNNNNNNNNNNNNNNNNNNNNNNNNNNNNNNNNNNNNNNNNNNNNNNNNNNNNNNNNNNNNNNNNNNNNNNNNNNNNNNNNNNNNNNNNNNNNNNNNNNNNNNNNNNNNNNNNNNNNNNNNNNNNNNNNNNNNNNNNNNNNNNNNNNNNNNNNNNNNNNNNNNNNNNNNNNNNNNNNNNNNNNNNNNNNNNNNNNNNNNNNNNNNNNNNNNNNNNNNNNNNNNNNNNNNNNNNNNNNNNNNNNNNNNNNNNNNNNNNNNNNNNNNNNNNNNNNNNNNNNNNNNNNNNNNNNNNNNNNNNNNNNNNNNNNNNNNNNNNNNNNNNNNNNNNNNNNNNNNNNNNNNNNNNNNNNNNNNNNNNNNNNNNNNNNNNNNNNNNNNNNNNNNNNNNNNNNNNNNNNNNNNNNNNNNNNNNNNNNNNNNNNNNNNNNNNNNNNNNNNNNNNNNNNNNNNNNNNNNNNNNNNNNNNNNNNNNNNNNNNNNNNNNNNNNNNNNNNNNNNNNNNNNNNNNNNNNNNNNNNNNNNNNNNNNNNNNNNNNNNNNNNNNNNNNNNNNNNNNNNNNNNNNNNNNNNNNNNNNNNNNNNNNNNNNNNNNNNNNNNNNNNNNNNNNNNNNNNNNNNNNNNNNNNNNNNNNNNNNNNNNNNNNNNNNNNNNNNNNNNNNNNNNNNNNNNNNNNNNNNNNNNNNNNNNNNNNNNNNNNNNNNNNNNNNNNNNNNNNNNNNNNNNNNNNNNNNNNNNNNNNNNNNNNNNNNNNNNNNNNNNNNNNNNNNNNNNNNNNNNNNNNNNNNNNNNNNNNNNNNNNNNNNNNNNNNNNNNNNNNNNNNNNNNNNNNNNNNNNNNNNNNNNNNNNNNNNNNNNNNNNNNNNNNNNNNNNNNNNNNNNNNNNNNNNNNNNNNNNNNNNNNNNNNNNNNNNNNNNNNNNNNNNNNNNNNNNNNNNNNNNNNNNNNNNNNNNNNNNNNNNNNNNNNNNNNNNNNNNNNNNNNNNNNNNNNNNNNNNNNNNNNNNNNNNNNNNNNNNNNNNNNNNNNNNNNNNNNNNNNNNNNNNNNNNNNNNNNNNNNNNNNNNNNNNNNNNNNNNNNNNNNNNNNNNNNNNNNNNNNNNNNNNNNNNNNNNNNNNNNNNNNNNNNNNNNNNNNNNNNNNNNNNNNNNNNNNNNNNNNNNNNNNNNNNNNNNNNNNNNNNNNNNNNNNNNNNNNNNNNNNNNNNNNNNNNNNNNNNNNNNNNNNNNNNNNNNNNNNNNNNNNNNNNNNNNNNNNNNNNNNNNNNNNNNNNNNNNNNNNNNNNNNNNNNNNNNNNNNNNNNNNNNNNNNNNNNNNNNNNNNNNNNNNNNNNNNNNNNNNNNNNNNNNNNNNNNNNNNNNNNNNNNNNNNNNNNNNNNNNNNNNNNNNNNNNNNNNNNNNNNNNNNNNNNNNNNNNNNNNNNNNNNNNNNNNNNNNNNNNNNNNNNNNNNNNNNNNNNNNNNNNNNNNNNNNNNNNNNNNNNNNNNNNNNNNNNNNNNNNNNNNNNNNNNNNNNNNNNNNNNNNNNNNNNNNNNNNNNNNNNNNNNNNNNNNNNNNNNNNNNNNNNNNNNNNNNNNNNNNNNNNNNNNNNNNNNNNNNNNNNNNNNNNNNNNNNNNNNNNNNNNNNNNNNNNNNNNNNNNNNNNNNNNNNNNNNNNNNNNNNNNNNNNNNNNNNNNNNNNNNNNNNNNNNNNNNNNNNNNNNNNNNNNNNNNNNNNNNNNNNNNNNNNNNNNNNNNNNNNNNNNNNNNNNNNNNNNNNNNNNNNNNNNNNNNNNNNNNNNNNNNNNNNNNNNNNNNNNNNNNNNNNNNNNNNNNNNNNNNNNNNNNNNNNNNNNNNNNNNNNNNNNNNNNNNNNNNNNNNNNNNNNNNNNNNNNNNNNNNNNNNNNNNNNNNNNNNNNNNNNNNNNNNNNNNNNNNNNNNNNNNNNNNNNNNNNNNNNNNNNNNNNNNNNNNNNNNNNNNNNNNNNNNNNNNNNNNNNNNNNNNNNNNNNNNNNNNNNNNNNNNNNNNNNNNNNNNNNNNNNNNNNNNNNNNNNNNNNNNNNNNNNNNNNNNNNNNNNNNNNNNNNNNNNNNNNNNNNNNNNNNNNNNNNNNNNNNNNNNNNNNNNNNNNNNNNNNNNNNNNNNNNNNNNNNNNNNNNNNNNNNNNNNNNNNNNNNNNNNNNNNNNNNNNNNNNNNNNNNNNNNNNNNNNNNNNNNNNNNNNNNNNNNNNNNNNNNNNNNNNNNNNNNNNNNNNNNNNNNNNNNNNNNNNNNNNNNNNNNNNNNNNNNNNNNNNNNNNNNNNNNNNNNNNNNNNNNNNNNNNNNNNNNNNNNNNNNNNNNNNNNNNNNNNNNNNNNNNNNNNNNNNNNNNNNNNNNNNNNNNNNNNNNNNNNNNNNNNNNNNNNNNNNNNNNNNNNNNNNNNNNNNNNNNNNNNNNNNNNNNNNNNNNNNNNNNNNNNNNNNNNNNNNNNNNNNNNNNNNNNNNNNNNNNNNNNNNNNNNNNNNNNNNNNNNNNNNNNNNNNNNNNNNNNNNNNNNNNNNNNNNNNNNNNNNNNNNNNNNNNNNNNNNNNNNNNNNNNNNNNNNNNNNNNNNNNNNNNNNNNNNNNNNNNNNNNNNNNNNNNNNNNNNNNNNNNNNNNNNNNNNNNNNNNNNNNNNNNNNNNNNNNNNNNNNNNNNNNNNNNNNNNNNNNNNNNNNNNNNNNNNNNNNNNNNNNNNNNNNNNNNNNNNNNNNNNNNNNNNNNNNNNNNNNNNNNNNNNNNNNNNNNNNNNNNNNNNNNNNNNNNNNNNNNNNNNNNNNNNNNNNNNNNNNNNNNNNNNNNNNNNNNNNNNNNNNNNNNNNNNNNNNNNNNNNNNNNNNNNNNNNNNNNNNNNNNNNNNNNNNNNNNNNNNNNNNNNNNNNNNNNNNNNNNNNNNNNNNNNNNNNNNNNNNNNNNNNNNNNNNNNNNNNNNNNNNNNNNNNNNNNNNNNNNNNNNNNNNNNNNNNNNNNNNNNNNNNNNNNNNNNNNNNNNNNNNNNNNNNNNNNNNNNNNNNNNNNNNNNNNNNNNNNNNNNNNNNNNNNNNNNNNNNNNNNNNNNNNNNNNNNNNNNNNNNNNNNNNNNNNNNNNNNNNNNNNNNNNNNNNNNNNNNNNNNNNNNNNNNNNNNNNNNNNNNNNNNNNNNNNNNNNNNNNNNNNNNNNNNNNNNNNNNNNNNNNNNNNNNNNNNNNNNNNNNNNNNNNNNNNNNNNNNNNNNNNNNNNNNNNNNNNNNNNNNNNNNNNNNNNNNNNNNNNNNNNNNNNNNNNNNNNNNNNNNNNNNNNNNNNNNNNNNNNNNNNNNNNNNNNNNNNNNNNNNNNNNNNNNNNNNNNNNNNNNNNNNNNNNNNNNNNNNNNNNNNNNNNNNNNNNNNNNNNNNNNNNNNNNNNNNNNNNNNNNNNNNNNNNNNNNNNNNNNNNNNNNNNNNNNNNNNNNNNNNNNNNNNNNNNNNNNNNNNNNNNNNNNNNNNNNNNNNNNNNNNNNNNNNNNNNgggggtttggggggggggggggagtgtgctAGACTGCCCCCTGCAGGTTGACAATGGGAAATGTCAACGTCAACAAAACAGTCACGTTGCACTTCCTCCCTCTTCCAGAGGGGGCGGTGCAGCAGCGTGGGGAGCGGTGCGCACGCGTACCCCCGGGCCCGGAGCCGCGCATGCGCCCACTCGCCTGATGTCAACAAAACAGTCACGTTGCACTTCCTCCCTCTTCCAGAGGGGGCGGTGCAGCAGCGTGGGGAGCGGTGCGCACGCGTACCCCCGGGCCCGGAGCCGCGCATGCGCCCACTCGCCTGATGGCCGCCCGCAGGCTGCAGTTTCCCTCCatcgccgccgccgccgccgccgccatGAACCCGCCGGAACCGCGGGTACCCGGAGCCGCACCGTGGGATAACCCCGCAGGACGGAGACGGCCCGAGCGCACTCCGAGTCCCGGGCGCTCTGCCGCCGCCGCCGCCCCCTCANNNNNNNNNNNNNNNNNNNNNNNNNNNNNNNNNNNNNNNNNNNNNNNNNNNNNNNNNNNNNNNNNNNNNNNNNNNNNNNNNNNNNNNNNNNNNNNNNNNNNNNNNNNNNNNNNNNNNNNNNNNNNNNNNNNNNNNNNNNNNNNNNNNNNNNNNNNNNNNNNNNNNNNNNNNNNNNNNNNNNNNNNNNNNNNNNNNNNNNNNNNNNNNNNNNNNNNNNNNNNNNNNNNNNNNNNNNNNNNNNNNNNNNNNNNNNNNNNNNNNNNNNNNNNNNNNNNNNNNNNNNNNNNNNNNNNNNNNNNNNNNNNNNNNNNNNNNNNNNNNNNNNNNNNNNNNNNNNNNNNNNNNNNNNNNNNNNNNNNNNNNNNNNNNNNNNNNNNNNNNNNNNNNNNNNNNNNNNNNNNNNNNNNNNNNNNNNNNNNNNNNNNNNNNNNNNNNNNNNNNNNNNNNNNNNNNNNNNNNNNNNNNNNNNNNNNNNNNNNNNNNNNNNNNNNNNNNNNNNNCTAATCCTCTGATtatacccactccctcagcacgtgacactccgacagtgcggcactccgagtactaatcctctgattatacccactccctcagcactgacgctccgacagtgcggcactccctgagtactaaccctctgattgtacccactccctcagcactgacgctccgacagtgtggcactccgagtactaaccctctgattgtacccactccctcagcactgacgctccgacagtgcggcactccctcagcactgaccctccgacagcatgGATCTTAATCAGGACTAGGACAGGGATGATTGAAGTGGAATAGGTGAATTAATTATTCTCACAAAAATGTCAAAGATAGGACCagtattaggccattcggccctgccagcctgctcccccattcagtaTGGTCACAGCTGATCATCGAAGACAGCTCTCTGATCCTGTTTTCTCCCTCCCCATACCCTTCCATCCCTTCAGCCCCAAGCACTGTGTCGGATCccttcatgaaaacattcaatgttttagcctgaACCCCTTTCTGTGTTTGAGGATTCCCCAGGCTCCCCATGCCTTCTCATCGCAGTCTGAAACAGCCTCCCCTGTGTACCCAGTTCAGGACTCATCAGGAACGCTATCTCACTTCacagcaatgaccctctgacacacCGATAACATCTCCCTCGGCTTTCAGACTCACCAGGACAACTGAACGCGAGCTTCACGAAGCGATGGGATTGGAGAGTGGATTAACGAGGAATATCACATGTTAAGTTTTGAGAATGGATGGGATGGGGGGTAGAGTGAGGAATGTCGGACGTTGTGTTTTTGGAAGGTTTGGGATTGGGGTGGATTGAGGAATATCAGGCGTTCTGTTTTGGGAAGGGATGGGATTAGGCGGTAGATGAATGTGTTAAATTTCTGGAGGTGGTGAGGATGGAAGTGAATTTCGAAAGGCTATGACGAATGAACGACTGATTTGATGGCTTTCAGACCCGAATGCGGAGCGAGCTCAGTGTGAGATGACCATGCGGCCCCTCCAGATGGCACAGGGGCTTCTGTTGGGAAACCGTGGGCACATGCCAGCCTTGGGCACGGAGCTGTCGGTACCTGGCAGTGAGGAGCTGGTTCGAGGCCTGGGGAACTCCAGCTACCAGGCCCTGGGTGGCCGTGCTACGGGGGAGCTCATCGCTATCCTGTCGGTGACTTGCGGCCTCTCCTTGGTGACGGTGCTAGGCAACGTCCTGGTACTACTGTCTGTCTGGTTGAACAGGAACCTCAGGACAGTGAGCAACTACTTCCTGCTGAGCCTGGCCTTGGCCGATCTGATCATTGGCCTCCTCTCCATGAACCTGTACACCAGCTACATCATTCTGGGTCGCTGGGCACTCGGTAGCCTGACCTGTGACCTCTGGCTCACTCTGGACTACGTGGTCAGTAACGCCTCGGTCATGAATCTCCTGGTGATCTGCTTCGACCGGTACTTTGCCATCACTAGCCCCTTGACGTACAGAGCCAAGCGGACCCCGCGGAGAGCAGCCATCATGCTTGGCGTAGCCTGGTGCGTCTCCATCATGGTGTGGGCACCAACCATTATGTGCTGGCAGTACATCGTAGGCCAGCGGGCGGTGAGGGCAGGCAATTGCCATGTCCCATTCCTCTCGGAGCCCCTCATCACCTTCGGCACAGCGACCATTGCCTTCTACCTGCCTGTCGTGATCATGACTGTCCTGTACGCCCGCATCTACAGGGAGACCAAGAGGCACGCACAGTCGCTGGCAGCCCTCCAGGAGACAGGGGGCAATGCTGCCAACAGGCAGGGCATGGGCAGGAGGCTGCTGGTGTGTGGGCGCTCACCCTCCGCCACATCAGAGGGCCAATCCTGGCCCAGGGTCATGAGCCTCCCAGTCTTGGAGAGGAAAACCTCCACTGTCAAAGAGAAAAAAGCAGCCAGGACACTGTCCGCCATCTTGTTGGCGTTTATAGTCACCTGGTCTCCGTATAACGTCATGGTGCTGGTATCGGCGTTCTGCACCGACTGCATTCCCAGCGGCCTCTGGCAGCTGGGTTACTGGCTGTGTTATGTGAATAGTACCATCAACCCTGGCTGCTACGCTCTGTGCAGCGCTGAGTTCCGCGTCACCTTCAAAAGGCTCTTACTGTGTCATTGCGACCGGAGGGAATGGGCACAGAACGTGCCAGTGAGACAGACCAGACCCAGGTAGGAGGCAGGactccctcctccaccctccaggAGTCAGGgatcccaccacacacacacacacacctggggGGGTAAACATACAGACCCAGACCCCAGGGCAGCCAGGAAGAGATGCCAGGGGCCTTCCCAATTCACCTGTCCCTAATCACCCATAGCCATCCGTCTTGGTGGGTCTAGAGTCACTTGTAGGCGACTCAGGGAGACAAGACTCCTCATTCCCTCTGTCCCTGAATGTCACAAAGTCCTCCCCGCCAGCCCTCCATAAATAACCCCCTCACATTGTACCCTGGTGACAGGGACAGAGGGGCAGGCCCAGGTCTGGgacaggagctgaatggcttcctcctcttTAAAGGACACGGTCAGGCCTTGCTTAAATAACACTTCAACCAGTCTGTGCACAGCAAGACCCCACAAACTGTGGCTGGGGCACTTTCCGCTCGCATTTTAGAAGGAGCGttacagtaggccattcagcccatcttggtctgctcctccattcaacgGCTGATCTGATCAACTTCAAATCCTCGTCActgacccccaccccccataACCCCTAACTGATTCAAACATCGGGctccctcagccttgaatatacagaCCGACCCaggctcaacagccctctgtggtaaagaattccttcCCCCTCCCAGTGAAGAGATTCCTCACCTTCCATCTTCCATGTGTGACTCCTCAAAGAGAGGGTGTCCTCTGGTGTGAGACTGCCCCACAAACGATAACAACTTCACTTTGTGTACGCTTGTGAAGTTCCCTCTGAATCTCGTACGTTTTAATAAGGTCGCCTCTTGTTCTTTGTAACTCCGCTCACCCCAGGCCCGacctgctcagcctctcctccTGAGGCAGTGCCTCTAATCGCTGGGATCAGCTTCCTCTGGGCTGCCTGCAGTGTCGGGGGTTTTCCCTCGGAAGGGGAAACGTTCACTGCCGCTCCAGTGTTCGGAAAGCTCGCAGATATCATggaatcccgacagtatggaagcaggtccttcagcccatcgagtccacaccaaccccctccctccctccaaagagtatcccacccagacataccctgtccctgtaacccaaAGACAAAAGACCtacccatccctgggcactatggggacagctcccccacggccaatccaccctaacctgcacatccctgggcactatgggacaatttcccagggccaatccaccctaacctacccatccctgggcactatggggacagctcccccacggccaatccaccctgactcgcacatccctggacactatgggacaatttcccacggccaatccaccctgactcacatctttggactgtaagaggaaaccagagcacctggaggcaaccgacacagacacgggggaggggggggagaatgtgcacactccacacagatggttggtcaacacaggaatcgaacccaggtccctagcgctgtcaGGTAGCAAGTGTCCTCTCACCAAGGTGGCTTGTGCATCaagatatttcctaatcaacttgGACTGGCAACCATCCAGGATCCAGCAGCATTGTGAAAGGCTGATCCTACAGGAGCTCAGCACCTCCCTGTGTATCACTCCCAGCTAACAGGGGATGATGGACTGGTGCTGGTCCCACACAGCCAGCTGTCCCCAGACTGCAAGGGGACCAAAGACTGGAGTGGCTAGCTCCATCCACCTTCCAGCTGGAGAGACACAGTGGGATATTCAGCAGAGGGCTGGGATGTGGGAGTCAGGGAACCAAAGCAGGACTGCGTCTAACCCCAGGGGATGGGGACTTGCTCACTGTACAAGTTACCTTCCATCTCAGAAACATTCATTTCAGTGTGGCCTTACTCACCACTCCTGTAGTGGTCTTGTGAGAGCTCTATACTGTAACAAtaaactgctctctctctctccctcagtgtgACTTTCATCTCAGTTTAACAAAGCTATTTTCAGTCTCATTgtcccttcagtgtcgctgggtccaaATTCCAGAAATCCTTCtccaacagcagtgtgtgggtctacccacagcacatggactgcagcgggtcaagaaggcagctcagccccaccttctcaagggggtaaCTAGGGACTGGGAAATAAATACCAGGCCCAGCCTGTGCCACCTGGCCACACCATTTCAGTTTGAGAAAAACATTCCGTTTGCCCATATTTGAGCATTAGTCAGTCTGCCCCCTCAGACTGAGAATTAAAAGGAGTCTGAGGTAAGGGGCTCTTATTTCAGACAAAACCATTGGAAGAATTAATGTGGTCGCTGGGAGACCCACTCACTGCTGCCAAGGTAACGCCTGGCTCCCCAGCGTACGGCTCCCTCTCAGATCCCCAACCCCAGAGAGACAAAGGAAGGGTGAGCTGAGgggcatgggggggggggaagaagggaGGGGCGAGGGGGGTGCAAGG comes from the Chiloscyllium plagiosum isolate BGI_BamShark_2017 chromosome 45, ASM401019v2, whole genome shotgun sequence genome and includes:
- the LOC122543799 gene encoding muscarinic acetylcholine receptor M1-like, which codes for MTMRPLQMAQGLLLGNRGHMPALGTELSVPGSEELVRGLGNSSYQALGGRATGELIAILSVTCGLSLVTVLGNVLVLLSVWLNRNLRTVSNYFLLSLALADLIIGLLSMNLYTSYIILGRWALGSLTCDLWLTLDYVVSNASVMNLLVICFDRYFAITSPLTYRAKRTPRRAAIMLGVAWCVSIMVWAPTIMCWQYIVGQRAVRAGNCHVPFLSEPLITFGTATIAFYLPVVIMTVLYARIYRETKRHAQSLAALQETGGNAANRQGMGRRLLVCGRSPSATSEGQSWPRVMSLPVLERKTSTVKEKKAARTLSAILLAFIVTWSPYNVMVLVSAFCTDCIPSGLWQLGYWLCYVNSTINPGCYALCSAEFRVTFKRLLLCHCDRREWAQNVPVRQTRPR